The window AAAACCGTCGGCTTCGGCGTCGGCGACCGCCCGCCGCACGCGCACGAGCAGGTCTGTCGCCGTTTGCGACGGCGCCGCGGTGAAGTCGCCATAGGGGTCCTGGGCCCGATCCGCGTGCCCGCGCGAGCGGAGGCCGCGCCGGGAAAAGGCGGTGATCGGCCCCGTCCGCCCGGTCGTGCGCAAGGATGCGATGACGTCCGCTGCAGTGAGACCGGTGCCGATGATAAGGACGTGGTCGTCGGGGCCGATGGCCGCGAGAGCCCCAGGCACAGTGGTATCCGCCACATAGCGCGGGTGGCCCCGCAACACGCTATCGATGCCCGCTGGGGCCGCCGGGGCCGGATGGGTGGTTGCGATCACCAGTATGTCGGCGCGAAGCGTCGTGCCGGCGTCACCCCGGAGTTCCCAATCTCCGCCACGCCGCTCCACGCTGATCACCCGCTGCCGGTGATGGACGATACGGCCGCTGCCGAGGTGCGGCGCCACGGCATCCGCGACATAGCGGCCGAAGAGGCCGCGGCGCGGATAGAGATGGCCGTCCGGCGCCAGTGCATCCCTGTCGTCGCGCGGCTCTCCCCGCAGTTCCATCCAGCGAACGAAATGGTCGGCGTCGTCCGGATCAAGGCTCATGCGCCCGGCCGGCACATTGACCCTATGCGCCGGATCGTCGGTATCATATGCAAGGCCGCAGCCGAGACTTTCGCGTGGCTCGAAGACGGCGATTTGCCATCCTTCCATGCTCTTGTCGCGTGCAAGAGTTGCCGCGACGACGGCCCCGGTAAAACCGCCGCCAATCACAATGACCGTGGGACACCCCCCGCTTACGAAAGTCACCTCGCGTCCCTCCGCTTCGGCAACGGCACCCCGGCGATCTCCTTCGCCACGTTCTCGGGAGGCTCGCCCCATGTCAGGTATTTGTCAATGGCCGCGCCCCCTGCTGGCGGGGCACCAGTAGCACCACCAGCTCCACCGACGTATCCCGTCCTCGGGCTGGTTGCCGGCGCCTTTACGGGTGGCATACCATCGTTGCCGCCCTACCGCTCGGTAAAGCTGAAAATCAATCATAACAACGGCCTAAACGTGCGCAGGACGCTTGCCATCGAAGGTGATTTGAGGGAACATTTAGAGCTGGCCCTTGAGGCCTGGGCGATCTCCGGTGAAAGGAGAATTCCATGCCTCTTAAATTTCTGATTGCCGCGATAGCGCTCCTGCTACTTTCGGGATGCGCAAGCACCGGCACAGGCGACGTCAATACCACCTATGCTCAATGGCAGGGTCCCTATCCAGAGCCTGACTTCACCACGTCCGACACGGGTAGCATTGCAATATCCTACTAGAGCGCCGTGCGTTCAAGTGAACGCACAAAGGACGCTCTAGCACTTTGATTCTAGAGCATCTTATCCGCTTTCAGTGCCTCCACTTGAAAGCGGGATGCTCTAGGCGGTCGTGTAGGTCGACTATCCACATTCATGAACGCGCGGCGAGGGCTGGTGACGGCTCAGGCCGGACGACGTTTGTCGCGTTGAAAGGTCGGACCGGAGCCGGTTTTCCCTCAGGAGTTGCGTCGCTTCGCAGAGTTCGAGCGTTTCGCAGGTGCAACGAATTGTGAAACGCTCTCGGTACTGACGTCCCCACGACCTGTGGCAAAAGTCGCGTGAACTCAGTGCAGTCCGAACTCACGAAGCAGATCCTTGCGGTACTGGACGAAACCCGGCTCGCTTCGATTACGTGGTCGGGCGAGATCGATTTCGATGATCTTCGGGTTGCCGTCCTTGTTCTTGGGAAGGACCAGGACGCGATCTGCGAGGTAGACCGCTTCCTCGAGATCGTGCGTGACGAGAACCATCGTCACGTTCTCCTCCCGCCATATTCGCTCCAGCTCGTCCTGCATCGTCAGCTTGGTCATCGCATCGAGCGCACCGAATGGCTCGTCAAGCAGCAGGATCTCCGGCTGGACCGTCAGCGCCCGCGCGATGCCGACCCTTTGCGCCATGCCGCCGGAGAGCTGCTTGGGATAGGCGTCGGCAAACTCGGCCAGTCCCACCAGGGAGATGTAGTGGCGCGCGCGCTCCCTGGCGTGACGAGCATGGCCACCCCTGACCTCCAGCCCGAACGCGACGTTCTCGAGAACCGTCTGCCAGGGAAGCAGGCGTGGCTCCTGGAAGATGACGGCGCGTTCGTTGCCAACGCCCGTGACAGGTTCGTTGTCGATCAGCACCTTGCCGGCATCCGCGGCCTCGAGGCCCGCCAGGATGCGCAGCAATGTCGTCTTGCCCGATCCGCTGGCGCCGACGATTGCGAGGCACTCGCCGGAGCGAATGTCCAGATTCACGTTCTTGAGAACTCTGAGCGAACGCCCGCCGATCTGGAAGGATTTCGAGAGATCGCGCAGCGCGATCTCCCCTTTTTGCAAAGTCTGGACATCTTCCATGGCTGGACCTCAGTTTGCCGCAGCGCTGGCGGTGGTCCGGAGCAGAAGATCGGACGCTTTGAACTTGCCCTGGGGCAGGCTGCCCTCGCGCTCGAGAACGCCGATCCAGAAATCGAGATCTCTTTCGGTCGCACGCGCGCCCGGCCGC of the Sinorhizobium chiapasense genome contains:
- a CDS encoding FAD/NAD(P)-binding protein, producing MTFVSGGCPTVIVIGGGFTGAVVAATLARDKSMEGWQIAVFEPRESLGCGLAYDTDDPAHRVNVPAGRMSLDPDDADHFVRWMELRGEPRDDRDALAPDGHLYPRRGLFGRYVADAVAPHLGSGRIVHHRQRVISVERRGGDWELRGDAGTTLRADILVIATTHPAPAAPAGIDSVLRGHPRYVADTTVPGALAAIGPDDHVLIIGTGLTAADVIASLRTTGRTGPITAFSRRGLRSRGHADRAQDPYGDFTAAPSQTATDLLVRVRRAVADAEADGFSWHAVFDALRSQGGEIWRSLPVTERRRLIRHLRPFWDVHRFRIAPQIDAIVGAGLQSGDIRILAGRIDRLERNGEEIAATFRRRHGAGIERWNVDAVVVSTGPAHKSVLKSQPWLETLSADGHLQPDAVGLGLACSATSRALDSEGRETETLFIAGPLARGTFGELMGLPQVNDHAIFVAEQVAALARRRGAAKAAPSRDDGSEALRSASIN
- a CDS encoding ABC transporter ATP-binding protein; the protein is MEDVQTLQKGEIALRDLSKSFQIGGRSLRVLKNVNLDIRSGECLAIVGASGSGKTTLLRILAGLEAADAGKVLIDNEPVTGVGNERAVIFQEPRLLPWQTVLENVAFGLEVRGGHARHARERARHYISLVGLAEFADAYPKQLSGGMAQRVGIARALTVQPEILLLDEPFGALDAMTKLTMQDELERIWREENVTMVLVTHDLEEAVYLADRVLVLPKNKDGNPKIIEIDLARPRNRSEPGFVQYRKDLLREFGLH